The following are encoded together in the Aciduricibacillus chroicocephali genome:
- the clpC gene encoding ATP-dependent protease ATP-binding subunit ClpC yields MMFGRFTERAQKVLALSQEEAVRLGHNNIGTEHILLGLIREGEGIAAKALQSLGLEAEKIQEEVEELIGTGQQSMQTIHYTPRAKKVVELSQDEARKLGHSYVGTEHILLGLIREGEGVAARVLNNLGVSLNKARQQVLQLLGSNESQAGRQGRNQAATASTPTLDSLAKDLTASARDGKVDPVIGRDKEIERVIQVLSRRTKNNPVLIGEPGVGKTAVAEGLAQQIVDNEVPETLRDKRVMTLDMGTVVAGTKYRGEFEDRLKKVMEEIRQAGNVILFIDELHTLIGAGGAEGAIDASNILKPALSRGEIQCIGATTLEEYRKYIEKDAALERRFQPIQVDEPTVEETIQILKGLRDRYEAHHRVKITDEAIEAAANLSERYITERFLPDKAIDLIDEAGSKVRLKSYTIPPNLKELEQNLDSVRKEKDAAVQSQEFEKAASLRDSEQRLREELEETKNEWKEKQGQENTEVTVDDIASVVSIWTGIPVAKMTKDESDRLLSMEETLHNRVIGQGEAVTAISKAIRRARAGLKDPKRPIGSFIFLGPTGVGKTELARALAEVMFADEDAMIRVDMSEYMEKHSTSRLVGSPPGYVGYEEGGQLTEKVRRKPYSVVLLDEIEKAHPEVFNILLQVLEDGRLTDSKGRVVDFRNTVIIMTSNVGASELKRNKFVGFNVGDEAQDHKDMKSKVMGELKKTFRPEFLNRIDEIIVFHSLEKKHMKDIVTLMIDQLQKRLHEQEIDFTLTDKAIDKIVEDGYDPDYGARPLRRSLQKNIEDLLSEELLKGSLNKGEKAKIGLSKKGEFTVLP; encoded by the coding sequence ATGATGTTTGGACGTTTTACGGAAAGAGCTCAAAAAGTACTGGCACTTTCTCAGGAAGAGGCTGTCAGGCTCGGCCATAATAATATCGGGACAGAACATATTCTGCTCGGACTGATCCGCGAGGGTGAGGGAATAGCAGCTAAAGCATTGCAGTCACTCGGACTCGAGGCAGAGAAGATTCAGGAAGAAGTAGAAGAGCTGATTGGCACTGGTCAGCAGTCAATGCAGACAATCCATTACACACCGAGGGCAAAAAAGGTCGTTGAGCTTTCACAGGATGAAGCTCGCAAGCTTGGCCATTCTTATGTCGGGACAGAACATATTCTGCTTGGGTTGATTCGCGAAGGTGAGGGTGTAGCAGCTCGTGTGCTGAACAATCTTGGAGTAAGCTTGAACAAAGCACGCCAACAAGTTTTGCAGCTTCTTGGCAGCAATGAATCACAAGCTGGAAGACAAGGGCGCAATCAGGCAGCTACAGCAAGCACACCAACCCTAGATTCTTTGGCGAAGGACCTTACTGCAAGCGCACGTGACGGCAAGGTCGATCCGGTTATTGGCCGTGACAAGGAAATAGAGCGTGTCATTCAGGTGCTCAGCCGCCGTACGAAGAATAATCCTGTACTTATTGGAGAACCAGGTGTTGGTAAAACAGCTGTTGCTGAAGGTCTCGCTCAGCAGATCGTCGATAATGAAGTTCCTGAAACGCTTCGTGATAAGCGTGTCATGACACTCGATATGGGTACTGTTGTAGCTGGAACTAAATATCGCGGTGAATTTGAAGATCGTCTCAAGAAAGTGATGGAGGAGATTCGCCAGGCAGGCAATGTCATTCTGTTCATTGACGAATTGCATACATTAATTGGGGCTGGCGGAGCTGAAGGTGCTATTGATGCATCAAACATCTTGAAGCCTGCTCTATCACGAGGGGAAATTCAGTGTATCGGTGCGACTACATTAGAAGAGTACCGCAAATATATTGAAAAAGATGCAGCACTTGAACGTCGTTTCCAGCCAATTCAGGTTGATGAGCCAACAGTTGAGGAAACGATTCAGATTCTTAAAGGACTTCGTGATCGTTATGAGGCCCATCATCGTGTGAAAATTACAGACGAAGCAATTGAGGCGGCTGCGAACTTGTCAGAGCGTTATATAACTGAGCGCTTCCTTCCGGATAAAGCAATCGACCTGATTGATGAGGCTGGTTCTAAAGTACGGCTTAAGTCGTATACAATTCCACCAAACTTAAAGGAATTGGAGCAGAATCTAGATTCAGTTCGCAAGGAGAAGGACGCAGCTGTTCAGAGCCAGGAATTTGAAAAAGCTGCTTCATTGCGGGATTCTGAACAACGACTTCGTGAAGAACTTGAAGAAACAAAGAACGAATGGAAAGAAAAACAGGGCCAGGAAAATACAGAGGTCACTGTTGATGATATCGCAAGTGTCGTTTCTATCTGGACAGGAATTCCAGTTGCTAAGATGACAAAGGATGAAAGTGATCGTCTTCTCAGCATGGAGGAAACACTTCATAACCGTGTTATCGGGCAAGGTGAGGCAGTTACTGCAATTTCTAAAGCAATCCGAAGAGCGCGTGCGGGCCTTAAAGATCCAAAGCGACCAATTGGCTCGTTCATTTTCCTAGGTCCGACAGGGGTTGGGAAAACAGAGCTTGCGAGAGCTCTTGCCGAAGTTATGTTTGCTGATGAAGATGCCATGATTCGAGTTGATATGTCCGAGTATATGGAGAAGCACTCGACTTCGCGTCTTGTAGGTTCACCTCCTGGATATGTCGGTTATGAAGAGGGTGGCCAGCTTACAGAGAAAGTACGCCGCAAGCCATACTCTGTTGTGCTACTCGATGAGATTGAAAAAGCGCATCCAGAAGTATTTAACATCCTGCTCCAAGTACTTGAAGATGGTCGTCTGACGGATTCCAAGGGCCGTGTCGTAGACTTCCGTAATACAGTCATTATTATGACTTCCAATGTGGGAGCAAGTGAGCTGAAGCGGAATAAATTTGTCGGCTTTAATGTAGGAGACGAAGCGCAAGATCACAAGGATATGAAGTCTAAAGTGATGGGTGAGCTGAAGAAGACATTCCGTCCTGAATTCCTGAATCGTATCGACGAGATCATTGTGTTCCATTCACTTGAGAAGAAACATATGAAGGATATTGTGACATTGATGATCGACCAATTGCAGAAGCGTCTGCATGAGCAGGAAATCGACTTCACATTGACGGATAAAGCTATCGATAAGATTGTTGAAGATGGTTATGATCCTGACTATGGAGCTCGTCCGCTTCGTCGTTCTTTACAGAAGAACATCGAAGACCTGCTCTCCGAAGAGTTGCTGAAAGGATCTTTGAACAAAGGTGAAAAGGCAAAAATTGGACTGAGCAAAAAAGGTGAATTTACTGTACTCCCTTAA
- a CDS encoding PIN/TRAM domain-containing protein produces the protein MLKKIVHLFFIVLGGMMGYLYLPAVATLAGLGDSRIATSSIFGCIVGAIILFLLSYFVADYLVDFFKWVEDGLIRIPAADLFFGTIGLILGLVVAFLITIPLQEIKFRIFSQVLPIFITILAGYMGFQVGFRRRDEFTNLLNRKERRRTKEEHQEEQREMAGAQPKPKILDTSVIIDGRIADICQTSFLEGTIVIPQFVLGELQHIADSSDALKRNRGRRGLDILNRIQKELPIHVEIYEGDFEEIAEVDSKLIKLAKVMDGIVVTNDFNLNKVCDFQGVPVLNINDLANAVKPVVLPGEQLEVQVIKDGKEHNQGVAYLDDGTMIVVEEGKEYIGKTIKVLITSVLQTSAGRMIFAKPKLLEKAQ, from the coding sequence ATGCTAAAAAAGATAGTACACTTGTTCTTTATTGTGCTTGGCGGGATGATGGGTTACTTATATCTCCCTGCTGTAGCGACACTTGCCGGACTCGGTGATTCACGTATTGCGACTTCTTCAATCTTTGGATGCATTGTCGGCGCTATTATTCTTTTTCTTCTCTCTTATTTTGTTGCGGACTATTTGGTCGATTTCTTCAAATGGGTGGAAGACGGACTTATTCGAATTCCGGCTGCGGATCTTTTCTTTGGGACGATCGGTCTCATCCTAGGCCTTGTCGTTGCTTTTCTAATCACGATTCCGCTTCAGGAAATCAAGTTTCGTATATTTTCTCAAGTACTGCCAATCTTTATTACCATTTTGGCAGGGTATATGGGCTTCCAGGTCGGGTTCCGGAGACGTGATGAGTTTACGAATCTGCTGAATCGAAAAGAAAGAAGACGGACGAAAGAAGAACATCAAGAAGAACAGAGGGAAATGGCAGGTGCTCAGCCTAAGCCTAAAATTCTTGATACGAGTGTCATCATTGACGGGCGTATCGCGGATATCTGTCAGACGAGTTTCCTTGAAGGGACGATTGTAATTCCTCAATTCGTGCTTGGTGAACTGCAGCATATTGCGGATTCATCCGATGCATTGAAGAGAAATCGGGGACGCAGAGGCCTCGATATTCTGAATCGTATCCAAAAAGAGCTGCCGATTCATGTTGAAATCTACGAAGGCGATTTTGAGGAAATTGCTGAAGTGGACAGTAAGCTTATTAAGCTGGCAAAAGTTATGGATGGTATCGTTGTTACAAATGACTTCAATCTGAATAAGGTTTGTGACTTCCAGGGTGTACCTGTATTGAACATTAATGATTTAGCCAATGCAGTTAAGCCTGTCGTGCTTCCTGGAGAACAGTTAGAAGTTCAGGTCATCAAAGATGGCAAGGAACACAATCAGGGTGTTGCCTATCTTGACGATGGTACGATGATTGTCGTGGAAGAAGGTAAAGAGTATATCGGTAAAACAATCAAAGTGTTGATTACAAGCGTACTGCAGACTTCTGCCGGCCGGATGATCTTCGCCAAGCCGAAATTACTTGAAAAAGCCCAGTAA
- a CDS encoding protein arginine kinase produces the protein MSLNHFIDEALSPWMREEGPDSDIVMSSRIRLARNFSDVVFPIIADERELRRVTDFIGNEFADKSFKEYENFEYVQMANLSTIEKRMLIEKHLISPVLLKRTGTSAMLISENEQVSIMVNEEDHIRLQLYLPGFQLEETLNRAFELDDWLEQKIDYAYDEKWGYLSSCPTNAGTGMRASVMMHLPGLVITRQVNRLIPAINQLGLVVRGLYGEGSEARGNIFQISNQITMGKSEADIVSDLESIVRQLIDHERKARKHLQEQSGMRLEDRIFRSYGVLQHSRILDSKEAAKCLSNVRLGIDLGIIKEISGQILNELMILTQPGFLQHYADGVLAAEDRDVLRATLVRERLLMEN, from the coding sequence ATGAGCCTGAATCATTTTATTGATGAAGCGTTGAGCCCGTGGATGAGAGAAGAAGGCCCGGACAGCGATATCGTCATGAGTAGCCGAATCAGACTGGCACGCAACTTCAGTGATGTTGTTTTTCCAATCATTGCAGATGAGCGTGAATTGCGGCGAGTGACAGATTTCATAGGAAATGAATTTGCTGACAAGTCCTTCAAAGAATATGAGAATTTCGAATATGTGCAGATGGCTAATTTGTCCACCATTGAAAAAAGGATGCTTATCGAGAAACATTTAATCAGTCCAGTGCTTTTGAAACGCACAGGTACATCAGCAATGCTGATTTCTGAGAATGAACAAGTATCCATCATGGTAAATGAAGAAGATCATATTCGACTGCAGCTTTATCTTCCAGGTTTTCAACTAGAGGAAACATTGAACCGAGCCTTTGAGCTTGATGATTGGTTGGAGCAAAAGATTGACTATGCATATGATGAAAAATGGGGCTATCTATCAAGCTGCCCAACGAATGCTGGTACTGGAATGAGAGCTTCTGTCATGATGCATTTGCCGGGTCTTGTTATTACGAGGCAGGTTAATCGCCTTATTCCCGCAATTAACCAACTTGGCCTTGTTGTCCGTGGCTTGTATGGTGAGGGAAGTGAAGCAAGAGGGAACATATTCCAGATATCCAATCAGATTACGATGGGCAAGTCGGAAGCAGATATTGTTTCAGATCTCGAGAGCATCGTCCGGCAATTGATAGACCATGAAAGAAAAGCTCGAAAGCATCTGCAGGAACAATCAGGTATGCGGCTTGAGGACAGAATATTCAGATCATACGGGGTGCTTCAGCATAGCCGGATTCTTGATTCCAAGGAGGCTGCAAAATGCCTCTCAAATGTTCGACTAGGAATTGATTTGGGAATAATCAAGGAGATTTCCGGTCAAATATTGAATGAGTTAATGATCCTTACTCAACCAGGTTTCTTGCAGCATTATGCAGATGGCGTTCTTGCTGCAGAGGATCGGGATGTATTGCGGGCAACGCTTGTGCGTGAGCGCTTGTTAATGGAGAATTGA
- the radA gene encoding DNA repair protein RadA has protein sequence MAKRKTKFACQECGYESAKWMGKCPGCGKWNTFVEEVEMTGASASRHTFGFGRDQSFKSKPEKITAIESEKEPRVKTAMPEFNRVLGGGIVPGSLVLVGGDPGIGKSTLLLQISAQLADKELSVLYISGEESVRQTKLRADRLDIGSDQLYVLAETNLFDIAKQIEEIKPSFVVIDSIQTIFKEEVTSAPGSVSQVRECTGELMKIAKMNGIPIFIVGHVTKEGSIAGPRILEHMVDAVLYFEGERHHTYRILRSVKNRFGSTNEMGIFEMKEEGLREVLNPSEIFLEERSQGAAGSTIVASMEGTRPVLVEIQALISPTSFGNPRRMATGVDHNRVPLLMAVLEKRVGLMLQNQDAYIKVAGGVKLDEPAIDLAIAVAIASSFRDQPTEPQDIFIGEVGLTGEIRRVSRIEQRVQEAAKLGFKRVICPAKNLEGWTVPNNLQVVGVNSVREALDVGLGK, from the coding sequence TTGGCCAAGCGTAAAACAAAGTTTGCATGTCAGGAATGTGGTTATGAATCTGCTAAATGGATGGGCAAATGTCCAGGGTGCGGTAAATGGAACACTTTTGTAGAAGAAGTAGAAATGACAGGAGCCTCTGCCAGTCGCCATACGTTTGGTTTTGGGCGTGATCAGTCCTTCAAAAGCAAACCTGAGAAAATTACGGCTATCGAGTCTGAGAAGGAACCTCGTGTCAAAACAGCCATGCCGGAATTCAACCGAGTCCTAGGTGGTGGTATTGTACCAGGTTCTCTTGTCTTGGTTGGGGGCGACCCGGGAATTGGCAAGTCCACACTTTTGCTTCAGATTTCTGCCCAGCTGGCAGATAAGGAGTTATCGGTTCTCTATATTTCTGGTGAGGAATCAGTAAGACAGACAAAATTGCGTGCAGATCGACTCGATATCGGCTCAGATCAGCTATATGTTCTGGCGGAAACGAATCTGTTTGATATTGCAAAACAAATTGAAGAGATCAAGCCGTCGTTCGTTGTAATTGATTCAATCCAGACAATTTTTAAAGAAGAAGTGACAAGTGCACCTGGTAGCGTATCTCAAGTCCGAGAGTGTACAGGTGAATTAATGAAAATCGCTAAGATGAATGGTATCCCAATTTTCATTGTCGGTCATGTTACAAAAGAAGGGTCTATTGCCGGACCGCGTATATTGGAACATATGGTGGATGCTGTACTTTACTTTGAAGGAGAAAGACATCACACTTACAGGATCCTCCGAAGCGTTAAAAACCGTTTTGGCAGTACGAACGAGATGGGAATCTTTGAGATGAAGGAAGAGGGTTTGAGAGAAGTGCTCAACCCGTCAGAGATTTTCCTGGAGGAGCGTTCTCAAGGAGCGGCAGGATCAACAATTGTTGCATCCATGGAAGGTACACGGCCTGTACTTGTCGAGATTCAGGCATTGATTTCGCCGACAAGCTTTGGAAACCCACGCCGAATGGCCACTGGGGTGGATCATAACCGAGTACCGCTGCTGATGGCTGTGCTTGAGAAACGTGTAGGGCTCATGCTGCAAAATCAGGATGCATATATTAAAGTAGCGGGCGGTGTAAAGCTTGATGAACCAGCAATAGACCTTGCCATAGCAGTTGCGATTGCTTCAAGCTTCCGAGATCAGCCAACAGAGCCACAGGATATTTTCATTGGCGAGGTTGGATTAACAGGAGAAATCCGCCGTGTCTCAAGAATTGAGCAACGAGTCCAGGAAGCGGCGAAACTTGGATTCAAACGTGTAATTTGCCCTGCGAAGAACCTGGAGGGCTGGACAGTACCGAACAATTTACAAGTAGTCGGGGTGAACTCTGTCCGTGAAGCTCTCGACGTTGGGCTTGGCAAGTAA
- a CDS encoding MgtC/SapB family protein, with amino-acid sequence MTFISEHFFTMVARLLLILLLSGLIGFERELKNHSAGFRTHILVGIGSCLMMLLSLYGFKDFLDFDYVRYDPARIPSYVVSGVGFLGAGTIMVYGGTIRGLTTAASIWAVAGLGLVVGAGMYDIAVITTIIILLSLVFLNNLEKLFVRSISVHVLEIIVTNDFKADEFVRLMRKQEIDIQNIEFAKSDTELRRIFVKIKPSDRDSLTMFMNDASQLLGVENITRRV; translated from the coding sequence ATGACCTTTATTAGTGAGCATTTCTTTACAATGGTAGCGAGACTGCTGTTAATTCTTCTGTTGTCAGGTTTAATTGGATTTGAACGGGAGCTGAAGAATCACTCAGCTGGATTCCGTACTCATATATTGGTTGGGATTGGTTCTTGTCTGATGATGCTGCTCTCCTTATATGGTTTTAAGGACTTTCTCGATTTTGACTATGTAAGGTATGATCCAGCACGGATTCCCTCCTATGTTGTAAGTGGAGTCGGTTTTCTTGGTGCCGGTACAATTATGGTATATGGTGGCACAATCAGAGGGTTGACGACGGCTGCCTCCATTTGGGCTGTAGCTGGCCTTGGGTTAGTTGTCGGTGCGGGAATGTATGATATCGCTGTCATAACGACCATTATTATTTTACTAAGTCTCGTATTTCTGAATAACCTGGAAAAGCTTTTTGTGCGTTCTATCAGTGTCCATGTTCTTGAAATCATTGTGACTAATGATTTTAAGGCAGATGAGTTTGTAAGATTGATGCGAAAGCAGGAGATTGATATTCAGAATATCGAGTTTGCCAAATCTGATACAGAGCTGAGACGTATCTTTGTTAAAATTAAGCCTTCAGATAGAGACTCACTCACAATGTTTATGAACGACGCTAGCCAGTTACTAGGGGTAGAAAATATTACTAGAAGAGTGTAG
- a CDS encoding UvrB/UvrC motif-containing protein produces the protein MECQDCHERDATLHFAQSVNGQKKEVHLCEQCAKERGYLSGQEDGYSLQDLLFGLFNMEPASQKTEPVSQKEPTRCPKCGMSFTEFKRIGKFGCAECYYTFSDKLDPVFRRVHSGNIRHQGKIPKRKGGSLHIKKQILGLRSELQHLIEQENFEEAAEVRDEIRALERKQTEHREAGDER, from the coding sequence ATGGAGTGTCAAGATTGTCATGAACGTGATGCTACCCTCCACTTTGCACAATCTGTAAATGGACAGAAAAAAGAAGTGCATCTTTGTGAACAATGCGCCAAGGAAAGAGGGTACTTGTCCGGGCAAGAAGATGGCTATTCATTGCAGGACCTTTTGTTTGGTCTGTTTAATATGGAACCGGCATCTCAGAAGACAGAGCCGGTAAGTCAAAAGGAACCGACAAGATGCCCGAAATGCGGTATGAGCTTTACGGAATTTAAAAGGATTGGTAAGTTCGGCTGTGCTGAATGCTACTACACCTTCTCTGACAAGCTAGACCCAGTATTCCGGCGCGTACATAGTGGTAATATTCGTCATCAAGGTAAAATTCCAAAACGCAAGGGTGGATCTCTGCATATTAAAAAGCAGATACTCGGTTTAAGAAGCGAGCTTCAGCATTTAATTGAACAAGAGAACTTTGAGGAAGCCGCCGAGGTTCGTGATGAAATTCGCGCACTGGAAAGGAAGCAGACTGAACATCGGGAAGCAGGTGATGAAAGATGA
- a CDS encoding CtsR family transcriptional regulator, with amino-acid sequence MSNISNIIEQYLKQVLQAQEQKMIEIKRSEIADRFQCVPSQINYVINTRFTAEKGYIVESKRGGGGYIRIIRIEHEDQAALIDDVIGMIGDSVSQQAAVDVLERLAEEEVISPREARIMLSAVERNTLSFQLPLRDEVRARILKAMLSALKYMNES; translated from the coding sequence GTGAGCAATATCTCAAATATTATTGAGCAATACTTAAAACAGGTTTTGCAAGCTCAAGAGCAGAAAATGATTGAAATCAAACGCAGCGAAATTGCTGACAGATTCCAATGCGTTCCATCACAGATTAATTATGTGATTAATACGCGTTTTACTGCTGAAAAAGGGTATATAGTAGAGAGCAAACGTGGCGGTGGCGGTTATATCCGCATTATTCGAATTGAGCATGAAGATCAAGCAGCCCTTATTGATGATGTCATTGGGATGATCGGGGATAGTGTAAGCCAACAGGCAGCAGTAGACGTCCTTGAAAGATTGGCTGAGGAAGAAGTCATTTCTCCTCGGGAGGCCAGAATCATGCTAAGTGCAGTGGAACGTAATACATTATCATTCCAGTTGCCATTACGTGATGAAGTTCGTGCAAGGATTCTTAAGGCAATGCTTTCAGCTTTAAAGTATATGAATGAGTCATAA